The following proteins are encoded in a genomic region of Pelecanus crispus isolate bPelCri1 chromosome 26, bPelCri1.pri, whole genome shotgun sequence:
- the LOC142596052 gene encoding keratin, type II cytoskeletal cochleal-like translates to MSRQSVCRSFGGGSRRGYSSCSAIGGGFGGGGGRSRISYSSYSSSRGGGGGGFCGGYGSRSLHNMGSSRRIAVGGCYGGGGYGGRMGGFGGGYGGGMGGFGGGMGGGGMGGFGGGMGGFGGGMGGGGMGGGGMGGFGGGMGGFGGGMGGGGMGGFGGPGFPGGIQPVQVDPSLLRPVHVEIDPQIQQVKNQEKEQIKTLNNQFASFIDKVRFLEQQNKVLSTKWELLQQQGPSGPRKNLDVIFENYIQNLRRRLESLLGQRGQLESELQNMRQYVEEYKTKYEEEINRRTAAENEFVVLKKDVDCAYMTKVELEAKVGALTDEINFLRCIYEEELAQMQTISRDLSVVVSMDNSRHLDLDSIIEEVRRQYEQIAQNSRAEAEAWYQSRYEELQSTAGRHGDSLRNTKIEIQELTRSIQRLRAEIENVKKQNQQLQAAIAEAEERGEMALKDARRKLEELECALSKDKEELARLLKEYQELLNIKIALDVEIAMYRKLLEGEENRLCNDGMSNVNVSVVGRTTITGGRGSMGGGFGGGSGMGGGFGGGSGMGGGFGGGSGMGGGFGGGSGMGGGMGGGVCGVGGSIGGGSMGGSCGMGGGMYSGGFSSGSGRMCGSGGGNFSSGGGSSSVRRCVTTTSVKSSGVRF, encoded by the exons ATGTCTCGGCAGTCTGTCTGCAGAAGCTTTGGAGGCGGGAGTAGAAGGGGCTACAGCTCTTGCTCTGCCATCGGTGGTGGCTTTGGAGGAGGTGGCGGCAGAAGCAGGATCAGCTACAGCTCATACTCCTCATCcaggggaggtggaggaggtggaTTTTGTGGAGGGTATGGCAGCAGAAGCCTCCATAACATGGGTAGCAGCAGAAGAATTGCCGTGGGTGGATGTTACGGTGGTGGAGGATACGGAGGCAGAATGGGTGGCTTTGGTGGAGGTTATGGAGGAGGAATGGGTGGCTTTGGTGGAGGAATGGGTGGTGGAGGAATGGGTGGCTTTGGTGGAGGAATGGGTGGCTTTGGTGGAGGAATGGGTGGTGGAGGAATGGGTGGTGGAGGAATGGGTGGCTTTGGTGGAGGAATGGGTGGCTTTGGTGGAGGAATGGGTGGTGGAGGAATGGGTGGCTTTGGTGGCCCTGGGTTCCCTGGGGGCATCCAACCGGTGCAAGTTGACCCGTCCCTCCTGCGGCCGGTCCATGTTGAGATTGATCCCCAAATCCAGCAAGTGAAAAACCAGGAGAAGGAGCAGATTAAGACTCTTAACAATCAGTTTGCCTCCTTCATTGATAAG GTCCGCTTCCTGGAGCAACAGAACAAGGTCCTCTCCACCAAGTGGGAGCTCCTCCAACAGCAAGGGCCTTCAGGGCCAAGGAAGAACCTTGATGTCATCTTTGAAAATTACATCCAGAACCTGAGGAGGAGGCTAGAGTCTCTCCTGGGACAGAGGGGGCAGCTGGAGTCAGAACTGCAGAACATGCGGCAATACGTGGAGGAGTACAAAACCAA GTACGAAGAAGAAATCAACAGGCGCACTGCTGCTGAGAACGAGTTTGTGGTGCTTAAGAAG GATGTGGACTGTGCCTACATGACTAAAGTAGAGCTGGAAGCCAAGGTGGGAGCTCTGACTGACGAAATCAACTTCCTGAGGTGCATCTACGAGGAG GAGCTGGCTCAGATGCAGACAATCAGCCGGGACCTGTCTGTGGTGGTGTCCATGGACAACAGCCGTCACCTGGATCTGGACAGCATCATCGAGGAGGTCAGGCGTCAGTATGAGCAGATTGCTCAGAacagcagagctgaagctgAGGCTTGGTACCAGAGCCGG TatgaagagctgcagagcactgcTGGAAGGCACGGTGACAGCCTCCGCAACACCAAGATAGAGATCCAAGAGTTGACCAGGAGCATCCAGAGGCTGCGGGCTGAGATTGAGAACGTGAAGAAGCAG aaccagcagctgcaggcagctatTGCCGAGGCTGAGGAGCGCGGTGAGATGGCCCTCAAGGATGCCAGGCGGAAACTGGAAGAGCTGGAATGTGCCCTGAGCAAAGACAAGGAGGAGCTGGCTCGCTTGCTGAAGGAGTACCAGGAGCTGCTGAACATCAAGATTGCGCTGGACGTTGAGATTGCCATGTACAggaagctgctggagggagaggagaacag gcTGTGCAACGATGGCATGTCCAACGTGAATGTCT CTGTGGTAGGCAGGACCACCATCactggaggcagaggaagcaTGGGAGGAGGCTTCGGAGGCGGCAGCGGCATGGGCGGAGGCTTCGGAGGCGGCAGCGGCATGGGAGGAGGCTTCGGAGGCGGCAGCGGCATGGGCGGAGGCTTCGGAGGCGGCAGCGGCATGGGCGGAGGAATGGGAGGAGGCGTATGTGGAGTAGGAGGAAGCATTGGAGGTGGAAGCATGGGCGGCAGCTGCGGAATGGGAGGAGGAATGTACAGCGGCGGCTTCTCTTCTGGAAGCGGAAGGATGTGCGGCTCTGGAGGTGGCAACTTCAGCTCCGGTGGGGGATCGTCCTCCGTACGGAGATGTGTCACGACCACCTCTGTCAAATCTTCAGGAGTGAGATTCTGA
- the LOC142596072 gene encoding keratin, type II cytoskeletal 4-like encodes MSRQSICRSFGGGSKRGYSSCSAIGGGFGGSGGRSRISYSSFSTSRGIGGSGRCGGFSSRSLHNLGGSGRISMGSYGGGYGCRIGGFGGGYGGGFGSIGGGVIGGGIGSFGGPVRGGAGFPGGIQPVQVDPTLLRPVHVDIDPQIQQVKCQEKEQIKTLNNQFASFIDKVRFLEQQNKVLSTKWELLQQQGPSGPRKNLDVIFENYIQNLRRRLESLLGQRGQLESELQNMRQYVEEYKTKYEEEINRRTAAENEFVVLKKDVDCAYMTKVELEAKVGALTDEINFLRCIYEEELAQMQTISRDLSVVVSMDNNRHLDLDSIIEEVRRQYEQIAQNSRAEAEAWYQSRYEELQNTAGRHGDSLRNTKIEIQELTRNVQRLRAEIENVKKQNQQLQAAIAEAEERGEMALKDARRKLEELECALSKDKEELARLLKEYQELLNIKIALDVEIAMYRKLLEGEENRLCGDNPSNVNVSVVGRTTIAGGRAGGFGAGSGMGGGVCAVGGGSIIGGSCGVGGGMLSGGFSSGSGRMCSSGGGNFVAGGGSSSVRRCVTTTTVKSSGVKY; translated from the exons ATGTCTCGGCAGTCAATCTGTAGAAGCTTTGGAGGCGGAAGCAAAAGGGGATACAGCTCTTGTTCTGCCATCGGTGGTGGCTTTGGAGGAAGTGGGGGCAGAAGCAGGATCAGCTATAGCTCGTTCTCCACATCCAGGGGAATTGGAGGCAGTGGACGTTGTGGAGGTTTTAGCAGCAGGAGCCTCCATAACCTGGGTGGCAGCGGAAGAATTTCCATGGGCTCTTATGGTGGTGGATACGGATGTAGAATTGGTGGCTTTGGTGGAGGCTATGGAGGAGGATTTGGCAGCATTGGAGGAGGTGTCATTGGTGGAGGAATAGGCAGCTTTGGTGGTCCTGTGAGAGGTGGTGCTGGGTTCCCTGGAGGCATCCAACCTGTGCAGGTTGACCCAACCCTCCTGCGGCCGGTCCATGTTGATATTGATCCTCAGATCCAACAAGTGAAGTGCCAGGAGAAGGAACAGATCAAGACTCTTAACAATCAGTTTGCCTCTTTCATTGACAAG GTCCGCTTCCTGGAGCAACAGAACAAGGTCCTCTCCACCAAGTGGGAGCTCCTCCAACAGCAAGGGCCTTCAGGGCCAAGGAAGAACCTTGATGTCATCTTTGAAAATTACATCCAGAACCTGAGGAGGAGGCTAGAGTCTCTCCTGGGACAGAGGGGGCAGCTGGAGTCAGAACTGCAGAACATGCGGCAATACGTGGAGGAGTACAAAACCAA GTACGAAGAAGAAATCAACAGGCGCACTGCTGCTGAGAACGAGTTTGTGGTGCTTAAGAAG GATGTGGACTGTGCCTACATGACTAAAGTAGAGCTGGAAGCCAAGGTGGGAGCTCTGACTGACGAAATCAACTTCCTGAGGTGCATCTACGAGGAG GAGCTGGCTCAGATGCAGACAATCAGCCGGGACCTGTCTGTGGTGGTGTCCATGGACAACAACCGTCACCTGGATCTGGACAGCATCATCGAGGAGGTCAGGCGTCAGTATGAGCAGATTGCTCAGAacagcagagctgaagctgAGGCTTGGTACCAGAGCCGG TatgaagagctgcagaacaCTGCTGGAAGGCACGGTGACAGCCTCCGCAACACCAAGATAGAGATCCAAGAGTTGACCAGGAACGTCCAGAGGCTGCGGGCTGAGATTGAGAACGTGAAGAAGCAG aaccagcagctgcaggcagctatTGCCGAGGCTGAGGAGCGCGGTGAGATGGCCCTCAAAGATGCCAGGCGGAAACTGGAAGAGCTGGAATGTGCCCTGAGCAAAGACAAGGAGGAGCTGGCTCGCTTGCTGAAGGAGTACCAGGAGCTGCTGAACATCAAGATTGCGCTGGACGTTGAGATTGCCATGTACAggaagctgctggagggagaggagaacag GCTCTGTGGAGATAACCCGTCCAACGTAAATGTCT CTGTGGTAGGCAGAACCACCAttgctggaggcagagctggtggcTTTGGAGCCGGCAGTGGCATGGGAGGAGGAGTATGTGCGGTCGGAGGAGGAAGCATCATCGGAGGCAGCTGTGGCGTGGGAGGAGGAATGCTCAGCGGTGGCTTCTCTTCTGGAAGTGGAAGAATGTGCAGCTCTGGAGGTGGCAACTTCGTCGCAGGGGGTGGATCCTCCTCTGTGCGGAGATGTGTCACAACCACAACGGTCAAATCTTCAGGTGTAAAATACTGA